The nucleotide window GAGATTATCGGCGCCATCGCAGTGGCGTTACCGAAGAGTGATTATTTCGCGACCTTCAACCGCATCATCCTCGTAATCGGCATCATCGCCGTGTGCCTGATCGTCGCTATCAATTTCCTCCTTTTTGGTTTTATAAGGAAGATAATGAAACCCCTTACACAACTTATGCCTGTAGCGAACAGGCTCGCCGAGGGCGACCTGAGCATCCGGATTGAAACGCAGAGGAATGACGAGATAGGACAATTGCTTTCCGCCATGAAGAACATGGTAGAAAAATGGAGGGATGTCGTATCGAATGTGAAGCAGGCATCAGATAATGTTGCTTCAGCAGGTCAACAATTAAATGTGGATGCCGGACAGATGTCGACCCTGTCAACCGAACAGGAAAAGAGATCTTCTCAGGTAGCGACGGCCGCGGAGGAAATGTCGCAAACGATAATGGATATCGCACAAAATGTGAACAATATAGCAGGCGCTGCGCAGGAGACCCTGGCAGTTGCTAAAGATGGGGAAGGCATTGTGAACAAATCGGTTACAGAGGTCAGGGAGATCGCGAAAACAGTTGACACATCTTCAGAGTTTGTAAGGTCCCTCGGTGATCGCTCCAGGCATATTGGAGAAATAATAGATGTTATAGGTGATATCGCCGACCAGACAAACCTTCTTGCGCTGAATGCGGCAATCGAGGCAGCCCGCGCAGGAGAGCAGGGTCGCGGTTTCGCAGTTGTGGCAGACGAGGTGAGAAAGCTTGCCGAAAGAACCGCGAATGCAACTTCGGAGATCAGCATCATGATAAAGACGATACAGGAAGAGGTGTTCAAGGCAGTGGATTCCATGGAAAACGCGTCGGGCAAGGTTAACACCGGTGTGGAGCTTTCAGCCCAGGCGGGTGAGGCGCTAAAGAATATTGTTACAAAGGCCGACGAATTACAACTCATGGTTCAGCAGATAGCATCGGCTACTGAGGAGATGTCAACTACCTCCGAGGAGATAACCAAGGATATTGGACAGATTGCTGCGACTTCGAGAGAAACTTCAGAGAGTTCAAAGCATACGACGGAGGCTGCGGCAGAACTATCGAGATTGTCGATCAATATGCAAAAAACAATCAGCGAATTCAGGCTGGAAGCGCAG belongs to Syntrophorhabdaceae bacterium and includes:
- a CDS encoding methyl-accepting chemotaxis protein — encoded protein: MSFKNFSLTKKITFLGSFLVITCIAVTAFACLWQVRSDFVKQAQVTLDGRLKVFWELLLTKDINLLPSAKLEDKIKSVNIKIENDKLLISYYALNDNTVFVDQIKNLFGGVATIFMKDVRVSTSLINPDGSRALGLKLQGPVYDTVIKRGQSYRGEVILNGKTYFSAYDPLKNKQGEIIGAIAVALPKSDYFATFNRIILVIGIIAVCLIVAINFLLFGFIRKIMKPLTQLMPVANRLAEGDLSIRIETQRNDEIGQLLSAMKNMVEKWRDVVSNVKQASDNVASAGQQLNVDAGQMSTLSTEQEKRSSQVATAAEEMSQTIMDIAQNVNNIAGAAQETLAVAKDGEGIVNKSVTEVREIAKTVDTSSEFVRSLGDRSRHIGEIIDVIGDIADQTNLLALNAAIEAARAGEQGRGFAVVADEVRKLAERTANATSEISIMIKTIQEEVFKAVDSMENASGKVNTGVELSAQAGEALKNIVTKADELQLMVQQIASATEEMSTTSEEITKDIGQIAATSRETSESSKHTTEAAAELSRLSINMQKTISEFRLEAQEIQM